From Mauremys mutica isolate MM-2020 ecotype Southern chromosome 17, ASM2049712v1, whole genome shotgun sequence, one genomic window encodes:
- the LOC123352132 gene encoding probable G-protein coupled receptor 33 — MDRGNMTLQPTTGENSSQTPAAVSAAHLASAMLLFITFLVGVVGNGLYLWVLGLKMRRTVTTLVFLHLVSSYLLLTLLIPFFAVYVLLDFHWVFGTAMCKLLNACISVGMFTSVFLLTLISLDRYILTHRPIWCRHHRTVPWVRKLVVGVWLVSLALSAPYLAFRETRVGDGGRITCINNYTFSGVWNGAEPQDLGRRVHLAVLMVRFLLGFLLPFCTIAGCYGCVGLEMKEKGLARSRKPFKVMVAAVVSFFLSWLPYHLYHGLKFFKDEWKLDSILVIYTLTSCFNTCFTPVLYLFVGRRFQQVLKTSLLALLRETFAEDLSGNGAISHESSGVVAGKLELPEQVTGPLDSGTGSLEPRVLD; from the coding sequence ATGGACCGAGGCAACATGACTCTTCAACCAACCACTGGGGAGAATTCCAGCCAGACCCCAGCTGCTGTGAGTGCCGCTCACCTGGCCTCTGCAATGTTGCTCTTCATCACCTTCCTGGTGGGTGTGGTGGGGAACGGGCTGTAcctgtgggtgctggggctgaagatgaggaggacggtGACCACGCTCGTGTTCCTCCACCTGGTCTCCTCTTATCTCCTCCTCACCCTGCTGATCCCCTTCTTCGCCGTCTACGTCCTCCTGGATTTTCACTGGGTCTTCGGCACGGCCATGTGCAAGCTTCTGAATGCCTGCATCTCCGTGGGCATGTTCACCTCCGTCTTCCTTCTCACCCTCATCAGCCTGGACCGCTACATCCTCACTCACCGTCCCATCTGGTGCCGGCATCACCGCACCGTGCCCTGGGTCAGGAAGCTGGTCGTGGGCGTGTGGCTGGTCTCCTTAGCCCTCAGCGCTCCCTACCTGGCTTTCCGGGAGAcccgggtgggggatgggggaagaatcACCTGCATCAATAATTACACCTTCTCCGGAGTCTGGAACGGAGCCGAGCCACAGGACCTGGGCAGACGGGTCcacctggccgtcctcatggtCCGGTTCCTGCTGGGCTTCCTGCTGCCGTTCTGCACCATCGCAGGATGCTATGGCTgcgtggggctggagatgaaggAGAAAGGGCTGGCGCGGAGCAGGAAGCCCTTCAAAGTCATGGTGGCCGCGGTGGTTTCCTTCTTCCTCAGCTGGCTGCCCTACCACCTCTACCACGGCTTGAAGTTCTTCAAAGACGAGTGGAAGTTGGACTCCATCCTGGTCATTTACACGCTCACCTCCTGCTTCAACACCTGCTTCACCCCTGTCCTCTACCTCTTCGTGGGGCGGCGGTTCCAGCAGGTGCTTAAGACATCCTTGCTTGCTCTGCTTCGGGAGACTTTTGCTGAAGACCTCAGCGGCAACGGTGCTATCTCGCATGAGAGCTCCGGGGTGGTAGCTGGCAAACTGGAGCTGCCTGAGCAAGTTACGGGGCCTCTGGATTCAGGGACAGGAAGCTTAGAACCCAGGGTTCTAGATTAA